A stretch of DNA from Microcoleus sp. FACHB-831:
AAATCCTTGATCACTTCTGAGAGTAACTTGACAACCTCTAGGTTATCCAGGTTGGCTAAGTACCAAGAGGATTGAGCAAATAAGAAATCCCCCGCCAAGACAGCAACGGCGTTGCCAAAACGACTGTGAACGGTAGGGAGACCGCGACGCATGGAAGATTCATCCACCACATCGTCATGCACCAAACTGGCGGTGTGAATCATCTCGGTAATTTCCGCAAGACGACGGTGACGAGGGGTTATGTCACGATCCAACATTATCGCCCGCGATACCAGCAGGACAATGGCTGGTCTAACTCGTTTTCCTCCAGCCCCGAATAAATGTTCTGCCGCCGCATACAAAATAGGGTGACGCGCACCCACAAGTTTTTTTAAGTTCTCGGTGAGAACTTGCAGATCTGCTTCAACAGGGGCAAACAGGGAGGTGACTGAGGTCATGGATTAGCCAACGGCTGCGTTAGTTACGAAATTTTACATTCTTGTACCTTATTTTAAGCAAATTCGGCTTAAGTGGGAAGTTGTATTGGTTAAAAGATGCGCTGCAAGCCTGTTTCAGTAATTGTATCGACTTGTTAAGTATCTCAAAAATCAGCGTTAAGAGCGGGGGATATTGTGTTAATCTTAGTAGTAAGGAATTAAGAAAAATTCATAACACTCCTCGCCAGTAAAACCTAACTAATGTGGGGCATTCCGGCGTTGCTCAAGGCCATATAAAATTAGCCTGAGAGCTACGGCTGAAAACTACACATAGAGGAACAGCCGCAGTGGCATATGACACAGGAAGGAACGTAGCTAATTGGTTTTTAGACATATTAGCAACTTTACTTTAATTAATGCTGCGACTAAATTACTGGTAGTGCGTTTATTTTAAAGGCACAATCCTTAGTCGTGGAAGTGGCGATCGCTAACTGAGTTACAGATGGTGGGGAAACAAGAGGGATGGGCGTAAATACTGGGTTCGGCAGAGTGGATAGCTTATAACGAACTAAGCATCCGCTAGGTACCGCAGCCAGATAGTGATTTTATCAATCATCCTCATAGACAAACGGACAATAGCCGTTAACTTTCTAGGAAAAACAAGCCCGCCCCAAGCCTTAGCGTGGGAATTGCGGGTAATGAATATGAAATTTGGGGGAGCAAAAATTTCTCTCCTAGATTGCTATGTTTACCAGCATTAAGAGTTACACCCTAGCTCTGGCTGGTGAAAGATTTTGTATGAAAAATAACCTACTCTACTTGTATCTACACTATGAATTACAGTGAAATGCCTCTGATTATTCCCGTTTTGGCCACAGGTTATTTGCTAACAATTTATCTGCTGTTGATGCTGGCCAGCCGAACTGCTAAAGGAGCGCGATACGTTGCTACCCAGAGGGTATCAGCCGCTGGGGGGGTATCTGGGCAAGAGACAGCCCTACCCTACGGAAAGCAAGTAGAAGGACTACCAGTAGGGTTTCCGGCGGGTGGAAGTAATACGCGATCGCAGACGCGCAGCGTAGGCGAAGCGACTAGCGTGCGCTAACGCCAGTCATCAATTTATACATTTTAAATTAGACGCAGTACCTCATGGCTTGCGACCAAACTGCGTGCCTGGGTGCGACATTGCTGGGAGATAAACTTTTTCAACAACGGGAGTACACCCCAACCACTGTACTGAAACAGTAGCAAACTGTTGAGGACAACCGCTTACCGCAAATCGTGTCGGTAGAGCGGGACGGGTATTTCGCAGTCCTAGCAAGTCTAGTTCTTGGGCGGCGGCGGCAACAACATGTACTGCTGGGTCAACAACCTTAACCGATGGAGGAAGAATAGTCTTTAATACGGGTGCTAAATGAGGATAGTGGGTGCAGCCATAGACGAGCGTATCGATCTCTTGCTCTAGCAAAGGTGAGAGATACTCCTTAGCCACCTCAGCAGTATAGGGGTCGCTAATGCGATTTTGCTCAATTAAGGGCACAAACTCCGGACATCCCACTTGCCAGACATGACACGAACTATCAATTTCTAAAATAGCGCGACGGAAAGCATTGCTGGCGGCAGTAGCTGGGGTAGCGATGACGCCAATCCGTTTTCCTATGCCAACAGCGGCGCGTGCCCCCGGCAGGATAGTCCCCAGAATTGGTAAATTAAACTCAGAACGCACCTTCTCGATTGCCAGAGCAGAACTGGTGTTGCAGGCTACGATCGCCATTTTCACCCCCTGCTCTGTCATCCAGTTGAGAATTTCTAAGCAGAACTGCAAAATTTCTGCCTGAGAGCGAGTACCGTAGGGCAGCCGCGCCGTGTCTCCAAAGTAGAGAATCGATTCATTAGGCAACTGGCGGTAAACTTCTCTCAAAACAGTCAGCCCCCCCACACCGCTGTCAAATATCCCAATTTTCAATGAGGATTGAGAGGAAAAATTTTGAGTTGTAGGGGGGGTAATGCTCGTCAAACTATCTTTGCTGTCATTGTTTTGCTCTGGCTTCTCAGCCAATAGGGAATCTTCAGTTAAATCCACAGTTGCTCCTCACACTACCTAAATTCTGACTTTTGACTTCTTAGTGTTTACAAAATTCGCTTCCTGCTGGCTGGGAATGCTCTTAAGAGTTCCTTCAACGAGTACGCGGAGTTTACACTTTTGTAAGTCTAAAGATTTTGCTGAATGTACTGCATGATGCCCCTCGCGATCGCCCGAGCCATTTGGTTCTGGTAATCAGGGTCCGACAGTCTGCTAGCTTCATAGGAGTTGCTTACATACCCTGTTTCCACCAAAACAGCAGGCATGGAATTCTTCCTCAGCACAAAGAATCTTGCACTACGCACCCTTCGGTCTGGGATATCCATGCTCTGCAAAATGTTGCTGTGGATAGTGCGAGCCAGACCTTCCCCTTTCCCGTAATGGTAAGTCTCAAGACCGCGCACATCGGGACGCCCGCTGATGGAATTGGCATGGATGCTGACAAACAAATCTGCACCTGCCCGTTGTGCCATATCAACTCGCGGTGCCAGATCTACGAAGTAATCAGAGTTTCGCGTCATCTTCACTTGGAGACCTTGTTGCTCCAGCAGCGCCGCTAACTTTTGGGAAATTGACAGAACGATGTCTTTTTCCAGAACTCCCCCCCTACCTGGGGCACCAGAATCTTTCCCGCCGTGACCCGGATCTACGATCACAAGCACTCTGCCATTAGAGGGACGGCGTATAGGTGTAGGTGTAGGACGGCTTTGCTCTACCGGAGGCGGATTAGGCCTTTCAGGCGCCGGGACAACAATCGTGCTGCTAATTGGTTCGTTGCTAGGTCGCGTCGTCCGTAATAACTGGAGCGCTACCATCTGGTCATTAACTTGATTGAGTTCACCAATCTGCACGCCAGCAGCTGGTTGCACTAGAATCGCCACAGT
This window harbors:
- the murI gene encoding glutamate racemase → MTPPTTQNFSSQSSLKIGIFDSGVGGLTVLREVYRQLPNESILYFGDTARLPYGTRSQAEILQFCLEILNWMTEQGVKMAIVACNTSSALAIEKVRSEFNLPILGTILPGARAAVGIGKRIGVIATPATAASNAFRRAILEIDSSCHVWQVGCPEFVPLIEQNRISDPYTAEVAKEYLSPLLEQEIDTLVYGCTHYPHLAPVLKTILPPSVKVVDPAVHVVAAAAQELDLLGLRNTRPALPTRFAVSGCPQQFATVSVQWLGCTPVVEKVYLPAMSHPGTQFGRKP